TATTATCAGAAGCCAAAGGATGGTTGTGCTCAGGCCTGAATTCTTTGACGATGTATTTACCAACTGATTCATCGTAATTCACTCAAAATGAGGCCCGACACCCGGTTCGTGTTATAGGTCGTGGTTCTCACACCCTACTGCAGTTTTGAGATTGTCTTTCATCTCTTAGCCCTTTGAAATGACAAACCCAACGCCGAATTGTGATTCTTCTAGACTTTTTTCCGCGCTGCATATCATCTTTCCTAAAACCAAAACCAATCATTTGGGCATAATTGTTATACCATTGTTTTGCATCCACTACTGAGTCGAAATGACTACCAAGAACGTCTGATGCCTGTAGACCAACCTTTGGAGCAATGAATATTCCTAGGTTGCTATTATTATGTGGGCTGCTCATATTTAACCCATGTTCAaccaaaattttgttaataacaTAAGTCACAACCTTtatcttaataatttaatataataataaatatgaaacctTCTATGAGCTCACAAATCTACTACTTCTATTACAGCACATACCTTTGTTGGAGAGAAACTTAACTCATGAAAAGTGGAAAAACCCTGTTCCAGAGATGTTCAACAAGATTTTAGAACATAGCATTTAGAGTGAGTGTGTTTTTTGTGAAGAAGTCTTGGACTTTAGCCTTAGAATAATCCCTTATTAATGGAGGGAAGGTGAGTTTTGTTTGCATCATATTTATTGCAAACCTAACCAACCAAACGTGCTAATTTTAAATGACTAACGTGATAACGAAATATCTTTGGACGAGATCCGGTCCACCGGTAATAATAACCGGAAAGCCGaatccattttcaaaatttctggGAACTATCCGGACAATCGGATAATTAAACCGGTAAGTCGGTTTCGAGCAGAATGTGATTCTGGATGCAACCGGCTAACTAGTTTCCGCTAACCGGTTAGTCGATTAGCGTCCAGAATCAAACTACACTCAACCGGCTGACCGGTTAGTGACAATCAGTTTGTCGGTTTCGAGCTTCCCTCTTTGGACGCTAACCGGCTAACTGGTTAGCGAAAATCAGTTAGCCGGTTGCGTCCAATGTGGTTTTGAATGCTAACCGGCTAACCGGTTAGCGGAAATCGGTTAGCCGGTTTCGCGATACACcaattatttcttcttcttccttattCTTTCGGCAATCCAGAAACcactctctctctaaaaattgattttttcctctctctaTCTCCCGCCAAAATCCTTCAATTCCACTCGTTTTCGATTCCAATCGATTCGTAAAACTTATTCCCCATCCATTCTTGTGtccaaaattatctttcaaaTCTAGTTTCAACCTCAACATCACTAGATCCGAAATCAAATCTAGGGTTTGAACtgaaattttctctctctagatttcttcCTCTTAAATGTATTCCCTATCCATTCTTACCGGATTTCATAAATGGTAAGCCGCTTATCACaaaaaattcgtgtgtttgtttttcttttcccttattgtgtttttattaaattgattgctTTCAAATTTACTAAGGCTTTAAATTGGATATTTGTTAggataagttttaaaataccaattcacccccctatTGGGTTGCACAacttgtattttaataaacgttaaacatgaaaccAGGGCGGCCGACATGCAACAAAAAacgttaaacatgaaacttacAATATTTCACGCGAAATATACAACTTATCACGTAAAGTTTACAACGttgacgtcaaacatgaaacggccGAGAATATATGAGAATATTagttattttggctttatccaaaacatgcAATAACTAACGTCAAACATGCAATCGCGACGTCAGAAATGCAATAACTGacgttaaaaatgaaatttgcaACACTTCACGCCAAATATACAACTGATCACGTAAAATTTTCAACGttgacgtcaaacatgaaacaaccgagaatattcgagaatattctttattttggcttttttCCAAAACATGCAACAACTAACGTCAAACATGCAATCGCAACGTCAGAAATGCAACAATTGatgttaaacatgaaacttacAACACTTCACGCCAAATATACAACTTATAATGTATGCAACGttgacgtcaaacatgaaacggccGAGAATATTCAAAactattctttatttttgctttatccaaaacatgtAACAACTACCGTCAAACATGCAATCGCGACGTCAGAAATGCAAAAACTGACattaaacataaaacttgCAACACTTCATTCCAAATATATAACTGATTACGTAAAATTTGCAACGttgacgtcaaacatgaaatggccgagaatattcaaaaatattctttattttggctttatccaaaacatgcAACAATTAACGTCAAACATGCAATCCCGACGTCGGACATGTAACAACAAatgttaaacatgaaacttacAACACTTTACACCAAATATACAACTGATCACGTAAAATTTGCAACGTTGACTTCAAACATGAAACAACCAAGAATATTTgagaatattctttattttggctttatccaaaacatgcAACAACTAACGTCAAACATGCAATCGCGACGTCGGAAATGTAATAACTAacgttaaacatgaaacttgcaaCACGTCACGCCAAATATACAACTTATAACGTAAAATTTACAACGTTGATGTCAAACACGAAACGGCTGAGAATATTcgttattttggctttatccaaaacatgcAACAACTAACGTCAAACATCCAATCTCGACGTCGGACATGCAATAACAgacgttaaacatgaaacttgtaATACTTCAAGCGAAATATACAACTGATCATGTAAAATTTGCAACAttgacgtcaaacatgaacGGCCAAGAATATTCgagaatattctttattttggctttatccaaaacatgcAACAACTAATGTCAAACATGCAATCCCGACGTCGGACATGCAACAATTgacgttaaacatgaaacttgcaaCACTTCATGCCAAATATATAACTGATCACGTAAAATTTACAACGttgacgtcaaacatgaaacgaccgagaatattcgagaatattcgttattttggttttattcAACACATGTAATAACTACTGTCAAACATGCAATCCCGACACCGGACATGCAACAACTgacgttaaacatgaaacttacAACACTTCACGCCAAATATATAACTTATTCAAGACATGCAATAGCTAACGTCAAACATACAACCAGGACGTCGGATGTGCAACAACTGACGTTAAACAtgaaatactatttttttaattttttatttatttattttttcacattttatttaattatattatattgtattatatcattcaatttctttatcttttgctattaattatattataaaatactattttttgacattttatttaatttttctatttttctatttaatttttcatatatatatatttttaaaaaggtgCAACCGGTTAACAAACCGGTTGCACCAAGTCTTTGGCTGCCAAAGGCAGCCGGGCACTCTTTTTGAGAGCCCGGCACGGTGCCGGCTACAATGCCGAACCCAAATGCCCTTCTTTCTAAATGAGTCCCACACTGCACGGAAAGTCATCAAACTGCCACATTTCCCTTTATCGTTATGAGTCCAACtccaatatttattaattatttgatttaattactttttttttaaaatgaactTCTCagtatttctattaaaaaaaaattcagaggAAACAAGTTAAATGTTGTGAAAAATCTTTCacctatataaaaaaattacagcagtTAAAGAGTAATTTTTGCTGAAGCATCTACTGTCTAGCTGCAAGTTCAAAGTATATGGTAAAATCCTACTTCAACACAAGTAGATACTAGATATTATTccttaaaacttataaaaaatagtttagtATGGGTACTCTACTATTTGTCACCAACCGAACCACTAGTAATGAATTTGACTCGATAATTAATAGAGATGAACTAATCTCGTTTGCTAGCCAGAGACCAAAACATAGAGCTTCTGCCTCAACAATATCGAGGTCATTGAATTGGTACCAAAATCACCCCTGTCGCCCTAACGAATCCACCATGATTATGTACTATAGCGACGTAGCTAACCTTCCCAAACTCAATATCCACAGACGCATCTATTATGCTTAAACCATCCATGAACTGCTGCCTGTCATCTATTAGAAACCAAAACAGAATCTTCCATACCAAACCTCACACTATCCATATGGCCATGTTTCACATTATCCGACACCCTTTCTGCATAGACCACCACACATGTAGGTTTGATAGTTACTCCCTAAAAATGTGGTTggttaatttatgtttttcttgaaatgaactttcatatatttttaacaattttgttGACAGCTCATTGCAAGGACTCGAACTTGAATTCAAAGACTTCAAGGTAGCGAATTAGCAATAAAATTAACCTCCATATCTctcataaaatcaatttgcGATGTCCCTCTCAATCGTGAAGCAATTGATCAAGATTGATGTATGTTGTTTGCATGGAATGAGTAGGGTAGTTTTTGGAGGTCATAACTTGAGGTATAGGTGTCCGTTTTAGAAGTGTAACATACAATTTCAAAGCTTGCAACAAGAAGAACCAAACCCAGAACCATTTGTGCTGTTCTGCCCAATGGTTGAACTAAAAATTTCACTTCTTTCCTAgtcattttttagttttaagatattttccTGTTTTTCCTGTTTcttttaggatttttatctttttctctaGATTTTGGATTTAggtgctttttgttttgtttttcttatttaaactagtaaaattttataataaataatattttaaattttccaaatttgataaattcggGATATTTAAGGTTACTATATAAAGGAGGTCTAAAACCCTAGTTTTGCTAATTCAAATCTATTTAGTAAACTTCATTATTCAgaaacatttatttcatttatcttTCAACCTATAACGTTTCCGTTTCATCAAAGATGAGCAAGATTTTAAATATGCAGATATGTTGAGAATAGTTTTTGAGTTGAGGATTCTTTTAGTATTATGGTGCCGCTGCTTTTAATCAGTCTCATTCGTTGTGAAATGACAATTGATAGGGCTCggtaaatataacttttaaaattaatatttgatgaaATAATATATCCTTAACAATCAATCCATCAATCGTGTCAATTATTGTGCCAAGGGCAAATTGTATGATATAATTGAAGCTATAGTTCTTGAGAGTTTGAGATGAGGCtgtaaatgaaaaagtaaaaaagcaAATGTAAAACTAACCAAATTAGGTAGATAACATAGAGCATcatgaattattaagaaatattaattgaaacaCATATAATTGTATATAATACAAGAGAGAAGACAAGGAACACTGCGTAAAATACACGTGAATCAGccagtaaaaaaataaagaaaaattaaagtgaaaatatCACAAGCACAATGcgtatataattaatcttccAGTATAATGCCAAACGTACTTTATGAAAGTTCACGACACATGAAATCCAACGACGATGAAACAATATGACGCAGCATGGTAATTTACGGATTAGAAGTTGAATGAGTTGGCTTAGCAATTTCCGGAAGATGAGGGGAAAAAGGCAGTTcaggaagatttggcagctCAGGCTTTGGAATCTCTGGAAATTCAGGTAGTTCTGGTAACTCAGGTTCTGGAAACTCTGGTAGCTCAGGTTGTGGAATTTCTGGCACTTCAAGTTTCTTTGGTAACTTAGGTTCTGGAATTTCAGGCAATTCAGGGGCTTTTGGGAGCTCAGGTTTTGGAATCTCGGGTAACTCGGGTTTTGATAGTGGTGGCAATTCAACTTTAGGCAATTCAGGTTTCAACAATGGTGGTAATTCAAACTTAGGCAATTCGGGCTTAGGTATCTCTGGCAACGCT
This window of the Citrus sinensis cultivar Valencia sweet orange chromosome 8, DVS_A1.0, whole genome shotgun sequence genome carries:
- the LOC107178186 gene encoding protein PELPK1 — translated: MAYKSFPSFFLTLLLITFSLMCNNINAVGARLLLETALPEIPKPELPKFELPPLLKPELPKVELPPLSKPELPEIPKPELPKAPELPEIPEPKLPKKLEVPEIPQPELPEFPEPELPELPEFPEIPKPELPNLPELPFSPHLPEIAKPTHSTSNP